In Bacteroidota bacterium, a genomic segment contains:
- a CDS encoding response regulator transcription factor, with protein sequence MINISIIEDTEIISKNLVAYINAQQNMQIVLAANSVDDFFAQAKKENFSSHILLLDIGLPGISGLDALPTIKTAFPDMDVIMLTIFDEEQIILKSLCSGACSYISKKSPINEITDAIKIVYDGGSYMSPSIAREIVKHLVNTRSTITDNLTERQTEILKKLTERKSYQVIANELFVSVETVRSHVKKLYKVLHVHNKTEAIAKYLAR encoded by the coding sequence ATGATAAACATCAGCATTATAGAAGATACCGAAATTATTAGCAAAAACTTAGTGGCATACATTAATGCACAGCAAAACATGCAAATAGTATTGGCAGCAAATAGCGTAGATGATTTTTTTGCCCAAGCAAAAAAAGAAAACTTTAGCAGCCATATTTTATTGTTAGATATAGGCTTGCCGGGCATTTCGGGGTTAGATGCGCTACCAACTATCAAAACAGCATTTCCCGATATGGATGTAATTATGCTTACGATTTTCGATGAGGAGCAGATAATTTTAAAATCATTGTGCTCTGGTGCGTGCAGTTATATCAGCAAAAAATCGCCCATCAACGAAATTACCGATGCCATAAAAATAGTATACGATGGTGGCTCGTATATGTCGCCAAGTATAGCACGCGAAATTGTAAAGCACCTTGTAAATACACGCAGCACCATTACCGATAATCTTACCGAACGTCAAACAGAGATACTAAAAAAACTTACCGAACGCAAGAGCTATCAGGTAATAGCCAATGAATTATTTGTATCGGTTGAAACAGTGCGCAGCCATGTAAAAAAGTTGTACAAAGTATTGCACGTGCACAACAAAACCGAAGCCATTGCAAAATACCTGGCACGCTAG
- a CDS encoding helix-turn-helix transcriptional regulator — protein MLAKHLGEIIKHRRKELNITQPHLAELAKVSINTLYKLERGQGNPSLDVLSKLAEIMGMEFTLEVKKKH, from the coding sequence ATGTTAGCTAAGCATCTTGGGGAAATAATAAAACACAGAAGAAAAGAGTTGAACATTACGCAACCACATTTAGCTGAATTGGCAAAAGTGAGCATCAATACTTTGTATAAGTTGGAACGCGGACAAGGTAATCCATCATTGGATGTGTTGAGCAAACTGGCAGAAATTATGGGAATGGAATTTACACTTGAAGTAAAAAAGAAACATTGA
- a CDS encoding toll/interleukin-1 receptor domain-containing protein, whose protein sequence is MTLNKDIFISYAHHDNQLLPGDKEGWVTEFHKALEVMVGEYLGKVPVIWRDSKLQGNDMFSDEITEKFQELKVMISVISPRYLESEWCTKEVNGFYDIAQTNGGISIENKARIFKIIKTPVELKELPERLKPILAYEFFSTDTTTGTTRAFKKIFGNESEVAFWTKMDEVAQHLAKLIKKLNSASTQIQVVEKSATVVNDRKFNKRTIYLAETTSDVREFRDNLRRELEDHGFRIFPDKNLTLVDDAFKKEVEEYLKQSSLSLHIIGSKYGTIPEDSDKSILLLQNEAAAAQGASAGLSRLIWVPPIDNPAEERLKPFIEHLKQKEDLQNLSDLLVGSQEDFKHAIFDTIRKLDEHDKAVELARQKAKAAPVANNNAVSSQNSGPRVIYLICDKRDLENTKDLEDYLFGCGYDVMLPIFESDEAEERKINDEYLSLCDAAVIYYGQANEAWLRSRSSDLARKPGLPNSKPLLAKLVYLAEPSTPQKERFRSHDLMIANGLNGLNKDNFNAFIDSLK, encoded by the coding sequence ATGACACTAAACAAGGATATCTTTATAAGCTACGCACACCACGATAACCAGCTACTTCCTGGTGACAAGGAGGGGTGGGTTACCGAATTCCACAAGGCTCTGGAAGTTATGGTAGGGGAGTATCTAGGCAAGGTACCCGTTATATGGCGTGATTCCAAACTTCAGGGCAACGACATGTTTTCTGATGAAATTACCGAAAAATTCCAGGAACTTAAAGTAATGATTTCTGTAATCTCCCCTAGGTATCTCGAATCAGAATGGTGCACCAAAGAAGTGAATGGTTTTTATGATATAGCTCAGACTAATGGTGGTATAAGTATAGAAAATAAGGCGCGGATTTTTAAAATAATAAAAACACCAGTTGAGTTAAAAGAGTTGCCTGAACGATTAAAGCCGATATTAGCCTACGAATTTTTTAGTACGGATACTACAACAGGTACAACACGTGCTTTTAAAAAAATATTTGGTAATGAAAGCGAGGTAGCTTTTTGGACCAAAATGGATGAAGTGGCACAACACCTTGCTAAATTAATTAAAAAGTTAAATTCAGCTTCGACACAAATACAAGTGGTTGAAAAAAGTGCAACCGTTGTAAATGACAGGAAATTTAATAAACGCACCATTTACCTTGCCGAAACAACAAGTGATGTGCGTGAGTTTCGCGATAACCTGAGGCGTGAACTCGAAGATCATGGATTTAGAATATTTCCTGATAAAAATCTTACCCTGGTTGATGATGCATTTAAGAAAGAAGTAGAGGAGTATTTAAAACAATCTTCTCTATCCTTACATATAATAGGTTCAAAGTATGGAACCATACCCGAGGACTCAGACAAATCAATTTTGTTATTGCAGAACGAGGCTGCTGCTGCTCAAGGCGCATCAGCAGGGCTAAGCCGGCTTATATGGGTGCCACCTATCGATAATCCTGCCGAAGAACGACTTAAACCATTTATTGAACATTTAAAACAAAAGGAGGACTTGCAAAATCTTTCTGATTTGCTGGTAGGTTCACAAGAAGATTTTAAGCATGCAATATTTGATACCATACGAAAACTAGATGAACATGATAAGGCTGTGGAGTTAGCCAGGCAAAAGGCCAAAGCAGCACCGGTTGCAAACAACAATGCGGTCTCTAGCCAAAATTCGGGTCCCCGGGTTATCTATCTTATTTGCGATAAGCGAGATCTTGAAAACACCAAAGATTTAGAAGACTATTTATTTGGATGCGGATATGATGTAATGCTTCCGATATTTGAAAGTGATGAGGCGGAAGAGCGGAAGATAAACGATGAATACCTTAGCCTGTGCGATGCAGCTGTAATATATTACGGTCAGGCCAATGAGGCATGGCTGCGTAGCAGGTCAAGTGATTTGGCACGTAAACCGGGATTGCCCAATAGCAAACCATTGCTTGCAAAATTAGTGTATTTGGCAGAGCCATCAACTCCACAAAAAGAACGATTCAGATCGCACGACCTCATGATAGCAAATGGCCTCAACGGATTAAACAAAGATAATTTCAATGCCTTTATTGATTCACTTAAATAA
- a CDS encoding T9SS type A sorting domain-containing protein, producing the protein MGGNACWGIWNTSIGGNAWNSLSNGLPVLGVSGICIEPFNTNIIYILTGYGDGGNTKSVGVLKTTNGGLTWNTTGLSFTVLQSIRGYKLMMSPTNSNLLYAATSDGLYKSDNAASTWTKVLTGNARDAEFKPGNTSTVYCAVGTVVKYSTNSGSTWSNAIGIPGNNIARIAIAVSPAAPNRVYALLGQASKIGGFRGFYVSNNSGANFSFKSNSPAILGYEENGSNGDSSAQCGYDLALAVHTTNPSIVMVGGINIWRSVDTGATWTLSAHWVQNATDTNYVHADIHDLKFTDNDNVLYACSDGGIFKSLNNGSTWFDISAGLNISQYYSIDINQSNNNFVMAGAQDNGCNYINVGANTNLHVKGADGMQVAIQPSNNNVIYYSWQEGGMFRSDSGGADALEHYISPPGSGNGAFFTPFIMDKQNESRLYAGYRKIFRTNNKGDSWAAITDSLSGKVSRLALSTNNNQLMLCVINSSSVLRTTNALAALPTFTAVTDTDIVWPISNVVFSERNADQALLTMGGFNANKKVVYSNNGGVTWTPINTGLPNVPVNCAAFHPAYNNYLFVGTDVGVYMYDLNTGGPWVAYNNGLPNVIVRDLKVYAATNTLVAGTFSRGLWRTPLPRVCPSNLFLDNTSTSSAAEYWHASNGVESSDNMTWGNGAAVTYKANDFIQINPGFFVGNSMTFNANIEPCANNNLLMKQTGTLEGPMVPEYTSDTRKTYAEDSRDLQVYPVPVDEAFTIRFVIEEPSDVTVSVYDVKGNFIKSILMNEKLDRGVYSQDVSALELSKGIYLVRLLKNSEVITKRITKM; encoded by the coding sequence TTGGGTGGGAACGCCTGCTGGGGAATATGGAATACATCCATAGGCGGTAATGCATGGAATAGTTTAAGTAATGGATTGCCCGTGCTGGGGGTGAGTGGTATTTGTATAGAACCTTTCAATACAAATATTATATACATACTTACCGGTTATGGCGATGGAGGCAATACCAAGTCGGTAGGGGTGCTAAAAACTACCAATGGTGGACTTACTTGGAACACCACAGGATTATCATTTACCGTATTGCAAAGTATACGTGGATACAAATTGATGATGAGCCCTACTAATAGTAATTTATTGTATGCAGCAACATCTGATGGGTTGTATAAATCGGATAACGCTGCATCTACCTGGACCAAGGTGCTAACAGGAAATGCTCGCGATGCGGAGTTTAAGCCGGGTAACACATCTACTGTGTATTGTGCTGTGGGTACGGTTGTAAAGTATAGCACTAATAGTGGTTCCACATGGAGTAACGCTATAGGCATACCGGGTAATAATATAGCGCGTATAGCTATAGCAGTTAGCCCGGCAGCACCTAACCGTGTGTATGCATTACTTGGGCAGGCATCAAAAATTGGTGGCTTTAGAGGTTTTTATGTGTCTAATAATAGTGGAGCTAATTTTAGTTTTAAGTCGAATTCGCCTGCTATATTAGGCTATGAGGAGAATGGCTCAAATGGTGATAGCTCAGCACAATGTGGATATGATTTGGCGTTGGCGGTACATACTACCAATCCATCAATTGTGATGGTTGGAGGTATAAATATTTGGCGCAGTGTGGATACGGGTGCTACATGGACACTATCAGCACATTGGGTGCAAAATGCTACGGATACTAACTATGTACATGCAGATATACATGATTTAAAATTTACCGATAATGATAATGTGTTGTATGCATGTAGCGATGGAGGTATTTTTAAAAGTCTCAATAATGGAAGCACATGGTTTGACATAAGCGCGGGACTAAATATTTCGCAGTACTATTCTATTGATATAAATCAAAGCAATAATAATTTTGTAATGGCCGGAGCACAAGATAATGGCTGCAACTATATTAATGTGGGAGCAAATACTAATTTGCATGTCAAAGGTGCCGATGGCATGCAAGTAGCAATACAGCCATCAAATAATAATGTGATTTATTATAGTTGGCAAGAAGGAGGAATGTTTAGAAGCGACTCGGGGGGCGCTGATGCATTGGAGCATTATATATCGCCACCGGGTTCTGGCAATGGTGCATTTTTTACACCATTTATTATGGATAAACAAAATGAAAGCAGGCTATATGCTGGTTACCGAAAAATATTCCGTACTAATAATAAAGGCGATAGCTGGGCAGCTATTACAGATAGTTTATCTGGTAAGGTTTCGAGGCTTGCTCTTAGTACCAATAATAATCAACTTATGTTATGTGTAATTAATTCTAGTTCGGTGCTACGCACAACGAATGCGCTGGCTGCACTGCCAACCTTTACAGCTGTAACTGATACAGATATTGTCTGGCCCATTTCGAATGTAGTTTTTAGCGAGCGCAATGCCGATCAGGCTTTGCTTACTATGGGTGGATTTAATGCAAACAAAAAAGTAGTTTATAGTAACAATGGAGGTGTAACATGGACGCCCATAAATACGGGTTTGCCAAATGTGCCTGTAAATTGTGCAGCGTTTCATCCGGCTTACAACAACTACCTTTTTGTAGGTACAGATGTAGGCGTGTATATGTATGACTTGAATACGGGTGGCCCATGGGTAGCGTATAATAATGGTTTGCCCAACGTAATAGTGCGCGACTTGAAAGTTTATGCTGCAACTAACACCCTTGTAGCCGGCACATTTAGTCGCGGCTTGTGGCGTACTCCCTTACCACGTGTATGCCCCAGCAATTTATTTTTGGATAATACCAGTACCTCATCGGCTGCCGAGTATTGGCATGCCAGCAATGGAGTAGAGAGTAGCGATAACATGACCTGGGGCAATGGTGCGGCAGTTACCTACAAGGCCAACGATTTTATACAAATAAATCCGGGATTTTTTGTTGGTAATAGCATGACCTTTAATGCCAATATTGAGCCATGCGCAAACAATAACTTATTGATGAAACAAACCGGCACGCTCGAAGGACCTATGGTGCCGGAGTACACAAGCGATACCCGCAAAACGTATGCTGAAGATAGCAGGGATTTGCAGGTATATCCCGTGCCGGTTGACGAAGCTTTCACCATACGATTTGTAATAGAGGAGCCAAGTGATGTAACGGTGAGTGTATATGATGTAAAAGGTAATTTTATAAAGTCGATATTGATGAACGAAAAACTCGATAGGGGAGTTTACAGTCAGGATGTATCGGCACTTGAATTAAGCAAAGGAATTTACCTGGTGCGGCTTTTAAAAAATTCGGAAGTAATTACCAAACGGATTACAAAAATGTAA
- a CDS encoding choice-of-anchor J domain-containing protein yields the protein MKRITVFLIFLTSWCQAQQWVNMMNDNKTNFYQTQKEFYNYYEQEMRKQNLWHKKVFRFLKKEKEREVPGYEQFKRWEYFMTPRVFPTGRRLEGDLAWKEYFKYIKKHNLTSEKIVGNWTSLGPSSWLTNSYNPGLGRVNIFYIDPNDSLSWWMGTPSGGLWHSIDAGNTWISNTDSLPTLGVSAVAIAKGNSNTIYIGTGDKDAGDTYGVGILKSTDGGITWNTTGLAWNLNQAQRVTKILIYPNDTNAIITSTNNGIYKSTDGGLTFNLVLAGSFRDIEFMPGNDNVVYACGTEFFRSTDGGNTFNLVTSGLPSASDVNHLQIGVTPHDSNYVYVIAGDDATSGYYGLYRSINGGVNFSLRSSNPNILSYALDGIGSGGQSWYDLTIAVSPTNKNHVFAGGINLWNSLDGGTTWDIISHWYYPNNQIVPYVHADQHCLEFYKNKLIVGCDGGAFYSDDMGTTWNDRTAGVVITQFYRLGASATNEHKIMAGAQDNGSNFYDRGQWTHVLGADGMEEAIDPTDTNTLYACGQGGWLNRSMDAGITMSTISPGGAGGGNWVTPYMLDPSDNNTIYAAYGELWKSNDKGDNWNQISNFNSQSNLDFFSVAPSNSDVIYVTNNDSIFYTDDGGATWQQRTPPNAGFITYLCIDPTNASRVWATYSSGGNGKHAVHSPDAGITWTDITGNLPNVSANCIVYQAGSDDGLYVATDIGVFYKDTLLSNWQPYWQGMPIVNISELEIFYPTNKIRAATYGRGIWESDLFISNQAPPQANFTSDRQSICPADSVHFYDASINAYQGWQWSFTGGVPSTSTLANPVVHYPTGGMYDVQLIVSNPFGTDTITVTNYITVAIPASQSIPFAEGFENMFLLPDWRLINADANMTWIIRSVGGFGKSIKSIFVDNYAYNSVGASDVILTAPFDLTTISNPLLSFDVAYTNFPGYYDTLKVFYSFDCGVTRTYIFNKGGVDLLTTPTTQAYFIPDSNEWMNYQLSLSSIATSTSVQFGFENINGYGNCLYIDNINLGQPTSLPQGNKNSAIKIYPNPANGQLHINGATKNSTCQIFDAKGQLVLERQVSENIVLDISILLNGIYTIKIATGTSEFNTRLTVLHQ from the coding sequence ATGAAAAGAATAACTGTATTTTTAATTTTCCTTACCTCATGGTGTCAAGCGCAACAGTGGGTAAACATGATGAACGATAACAAAACAAATTTTTACCAAACGCAGAAAGAATTTTACAACTACTATGAACAGGAGATGCGTAAACAAAACCTGTGGCATAAAAAGGTATTCCGATTTTTGAAGAAAGAAAAAGAACGCGAAGTACCGGGATATGAGCAGTTTAAGCGTTGGGAATATTTTATGACTCCACGCGTATTTCCTACCGGACGCAGACTTGAAGGAGATTTGGCATGGAAGGAATATTTTAAATACATTAAAAAACATAATCTCACCAGCGAAAAAATTGTAGGCAACTGGACCTCGTTAGGCCCAAGCAGCTGGCTTACCAATAGCTATAACCCGGGTCTTGGCCGAGTTAATATTTTTTACATCGACCCTAACGATAGCCTCAGTTGGTGGATGGGTACCCCTTCGGGTGGTTTGTGGCACTCTATTGATGCAGGTAATACGTGGATAAGCAATACAGATTCGTTACCAACATTAGGAGTTTCGGCAGTAGCTATTGCCAAAGGCAATAGCAATACCATCTACATAGGCACGGGTGATAAAGATGCTGGCGACACATACGGTGTTGGTATACTTAAGTCTACTGATGGAGGCATTACCTGGAACACTACCGGTCTAGCATGGAATCTAAATCAGGCTCAAAGGGTTACTAAAATTTTAATTTATCCCAATGATACCAATGCAATTATTACAAGCACAAACAATGGCATTTATAAAAGCACTGATGGTGGATTAACTTTCAACTTAGTTTTGGCAGGTAGTTTTCGCGATATCGAATTTATGCCGGGCAATGATAATGTGGTCTATGCCTGTGGTACCGAATTTTTCCGCAGTACTGATGGAGGCAATACTTTTAACTTGGTTACTTCCGGGCTGCCCTCTGCATCAGATGTTAATCACCTTCAGATTGGAGTTACTCCCCACGATTCAAATTATGTTTATGTAATAGCCGGTGATGACGCAACGAGCGGCTACTATGGACTTTATCGTTCGATAAATGGAGGGGTAAATTTTAGCTTACGTAGTAGCAATCCTAACATACTTAGCTATGCGCTTGATGGCATAGGAAGCGGTGGGCAAAGCTGGTATGACTTAACCATTGCAGTATCACCAACCAATAAAAATCATGTTTTTGCCGGAGGCATAAACTTATGGAATTCGCTGGATGGTGGCACAACATGGGATATTATATCACACTGGTATTACCCAAACAACCAAATAGTGCCTTATGTACATGCAGATCAACACTGTTTAGAATTTTATAAAAACAAACTAATAGTGGGCTGCGATGGTGGAGCATTTTATAGCGATGACATGGGAACTACCTGGAATGATAGAACAGCCGGTGTAGTTATAACACAGTTTTACCGTTTGGGAGCCTCGGCAACTAATGAACATAAAATTATGGCAGGTGCTCAGGATAATGGCAGCAACTTTTATGATCGTGGACAGTGGACCCATGTACTTGGTGCAGATGGAATGGAAGAAGCCATTGATCCTACAGATACAAATACCTTGTACGCTTGCGGACAAGGAGGTTGGTTAAACCGAAGCATGGATGCAGGCATAACCATGTCAACCATTTCGCCTGGCGGTGCTGGAGGAGGCAATTGGGTTACACCTTATATGCTCGACCCATCGGATAACAATACCATTTATGCCGCATATGGCGAGCTATGGAAAAGTAATGATAAAGGTGATAACTGGAATCAGATTTCGAATTTTAATTCGCAAAGTAACCTTGACTTTTTTAGTGTGGCGCCATCCAATAGCGATGTTATTTATGTTACCAATAATGACTCTATATTTTATACAGATGATGGTGGTGCAACTTGGCAACAACGCACACCACCCAATGCAGGCTTTATTACTTATTTATGTATTGATCCAACAAATGCATCGCGTGTATGGGCCACTTATTCTAGTGGAGGCAATGGCAAACATGCTGTACACTCTCCCGATGCAGGCATTACCTGGACAGACATTACAGGCAACTTGCCCAACGTGTCGGCCAATTGCATTGTATATCAGGCAGGATCGGATGATGGCTTATATGTTGCCACCGATATAGGTGTGTTTTATAAAGATACGCTGTTAAGTAATTGGCAACCTTACTGGCAAGGGATGCCTATAGTTAACATTTCTGAACTCGAAATATTTTATCCCACTAACAAAATACGGGCAGCTACTTATGGACGTGGAATATGGGAAAGTGATTTATTCATAAGCAATCAAGCCCCGCCTCAGGCTAATTTTACTTCCGATCGTCAAAGCATATGTCCTGCTGATAGTGTACATTTTTACGATGCATCTATAAACGCCTATCAGGGGTGGCAATGGTCGTTTACCGGAGGTGTGCCTTCTACCAGTACGCTTGCAAATCCGGTAGTGCACTATCCTACTGGCGGAATGTATGATGTACAACTTATAGTTTCAAATCCATTTGGAACGGATACTATTACCGTTACAAACTATATTACCGTTGCCATTCCTGCTTCGCAAAGCATACCCTTTGCCGAAGGTTTCGAGAATATGTTTCTGTTACCTGACTGGCGCCTAATAAATGCGGATGCTAACATGACCTGGATAATACGTAGCGTAGGCGGCTTTGGAAAAAGTATTAAATCAATTTTTGTAGACAACTATGCTTATAATAGTGTTGGCGCCAGCGATGTGATACTTACTGCACCATTCGATCTTACAACGATAAGCAATCCCCTACTCTCGTTTGATGTGGCCTATACTAACTTTCCCGGTTATTACGATACGCTTAAAGTGTTTTACAGTTTTGATTGCGGTGTTACACGAACGTATATCTTCAATAAAGGAGGTGTTGACTTACTCACTACACCTACTACACAGGCTTATTTTATTCCGGATAGCAATGAGTGGATGAATTACCAATTATCTTTAAGCAGCATTGCTACGAGTACCAGTGTTCAATTCGGATTCGAAAATATTAATGGTTACGGCAACTGCTTGTACATTGATAATATCAATCTTGGGCAGCCAACCTCATTGCCACAAGGCAATAAGAACAGCGCTATAAAGATTTATCCTAATCCTGCAAATGGACAATTGCATATTAATGGAGCAACAAAAAATTCCACCTGTCAAATTTTTGATGCTAAAGGACAATTGGTATTAGAGCGTCAGGTTTCTGAAAATATTGTTCTTGATATTTCGATACTGCTGAATGGTATATACACCATAAAGATTGCAACCGGTACCAGTGAATTCAATACCAGATTAACGGTGTTGCATCAGTAA